AGGTGGGTTTAAGTTCACGTACCCTCTAATTGGAGCCATTCCCTTTTTGGGTTTCGATTTGCTTGCTTCAGGAGCTCTTCGCACGTACACCTTTGCATTCTCCGTATCTACAAGCTTAGGAATTTGACGTGCTTTGCGAGCGGTTTGCTTTGTTTTAGCCATATTTatagaagaagttaatcgtcgattaaagttttatcatcaacgattacgcgatgaatcggttcgaagaattttcctctgtggaggtggagtcgttaatggtggaggtggagaagagaaagggaggagaggaagatgaagatgaaaagagaaactgattttctctttgatttaattaggATATATAGATTAGGGATCTTAATTAGGGTAGTTAATTACtaaaactgattttcaattagTGAAGGATAAAATAGTATATTCGTATTGCGATATTTATACCCTCAAAATTTAGAAGTTATGACCCCCAATTAAATTAGGACATAGAACCACTGTTAATCCACGCATtccaaccaaaaaaaaatcacctAATATCAAACACATtcgaaagtaaaaagaaaagaaaaatcaaaagcaaaacaatTGTTGCCTATTACCGATTGACCACTTCCACGTTTTACCATTaaagcaaaaagtaaataaaatggATCGACCATTCCACATTTTACCATCAAAGTAAAAAAAAGATGGATTGACCATTCCAACATTTTACCATTAAAGTTAATATAAAAAATGTAGTCGTGAATTCAAGATGACTTTTGtcttttaccaaaaacagcaactGAAAAAATACAGTCTACAACTGCCATAAAGTAATCTTTGCCATTTTCATACAAACAGAAAAGTTAGATTCCGGTTCCAAAAATACACATTGGTTCCATCTATTACCCACCAAACAAAAACCCATCGcatttattaaccaaaatcaatctGATCAAAAACACTGACTCCATCACAGCCGGACCACTCTATGATTGGTTAACTCACTGAACTTACATTACAGCGCACCACACATTatcatcaaattttcattttatgagcGACACAGAGACACATTTTCTCGCGgtttccatttttcttcttagtttTTGGTCTGATCACATTCTTGTCTCTTCTTCCTGCAAAAACCCATTTCTCACAAAAACCCTAATCTCTTTTGGGGTTTCTTCCTCTGTTTACAGgtaaaatcttctcttcttttcatATAATTTGAAGTTGTTTTACTAGTAGTACTACTTGTTTGTTATTGATGCATGTTTtgtctttgattttttgttttttctttgattctttagtTGATTTCTTGTTTTGGTAGTGATTTTAGTGATGTTTGAAGATATGGGTTCTGTTTCTTTGTGGGTTTTATGTTCATACTACAGGGTTGTTTCTTATTCATGGTCTATTAGTATGGTAGAAGTTagattttttgatgattttttactTGAAATCTGGGTTTTGGGTAGATTTCTGGTGTGGGTTTGTGTTAGATTTTGTGTTTGTAGGTTGTTTCTTGGTGTTTCAAATTAGAATCCTGCTTTTGATTGTGGGTTTATCTTGGATTTTTTGTTTATGTCTTCTTATTTGGTGTTACAATCTTCTTTTGTAGTGTGGGTTTGTGCTGGATTTTAGATTTATGGGTTCTTAAGATGTTACAATTGTGTTTTGCCTACCTAATTGGACTGATTTTAGAACCGGCATTTGGAAAAGGAAGAAATGGGAGTGTAAGTGCTCAGGGTAAATATGAGGAAAAGTGGGCCTGCTTGTGCAGTCTCATCCTTGCGTTTTTCATGATGCTGGTGTTATCTAGTACAAATAGCACTTTTCATCGTCTGTTTATGTTGAATTTTGATGTTATAATCGGGTTTTTCGTACCTATTTGCACTGATTGTTTATCTGACATTTGCAAACTAAGGGGGGCTAAAGATGATAAGTGTTGTAATCGTGCATTTTGTTCCTGTTTGTACTACTCTTTAAACCGGCAATTGCAAAAAGGGATGAGAATGTAAAACACAGGGGTAACAAAGAAAAGCTTCCCTGCTTGTACAGCTCACCCTTTCCTTTGCCTGATGCTGGTGTTATCGGGTACAAGCAGTATTGCATAGTGGGTATTTTCTTGTTGAATGTCATTTTTCTGCTGGAAACTTTACTTCGTTTTCGAGGTTTATAGCTTTGGCAAAAGAGAAGTAGTGTTTGTGTATATTGGTAACTTTTGGACACTGATTGCTGTGTATAATGATTtggttatgaatttgtctttGTTAATATTAGTAATTGTGGGTATTTTTCTTGTCAATTATCATTTCGCCATAATCTTTTCTCCCATGTGAATGAATATTGTAGCATGAAAAAGGAAATGCTGTGGATGTTTAGTAAATCTATTTGTGGTAATGATTTGGTTATGATTGCTAATTTATTTATACATTTTTGTGTGGTAATGTGGGTTAATAAAGAATGATAACGGGAAGGAAGAAAAAGACTATCCCTTCAATGGATAGAATTGTGCGGCATGCGGGTGTTAACAGCAGTATAACAGAAAAGAATTTATTGCCTAATGATCTTGGAGGGGTCATATTTGGATGTACAAGATACACCATGGAGGAATGTCTCTCCAACCAGATATTTGGTTAGTTAATTCATCAACCTAATCTATCCACCCGAGGCCATTTAGCTGTTGTTTTGCACATTTATATGTTTCGAGAAGTTCACAGATTCCTGTGCTTAACTGTGATGAGATCTTTTGTAACACAGGTTTACCGGCTTTCCACATTGCATACATAAAGAACATCAAACCTGGCTTGCCACTATTCTTGTTCAATTACTCTGATcgaaaaatgcatggaatatatgaaGCTGCAAGCGATGGCGAAATGAATATCAACCCATATGGATGGAGTGAAAATGGTCAAGAGTTTACTAAATATCCTGCACAGGTATCTCAATGTACCTGCTagaatttcttcttttcttgagTTATTAAGAGGCAATGGATTTCTAATTTCAATAAATTATCCGCACCCAGGTACGCATATGCATCCGAAAGCAATGCAAGCCATTGTTAGAAAACCAGTACAAACCAATAATCATAGACAACTATTACACTGAAGGTCATTTTTGGTTTGAGCTTGACCATTCTCAGACCGGTCGTTTGATCTGGCTGTTTGAATCCTCGCCCATAGCTGTCCCTGTGTATCCTCAGGCTGCACCCAAGCAGAAATTGGCTTCTAAACCTAGTAAGAAAGTTGAATGTGAAGATTCATGGGAGACAGCTTCAGACAGTACTGTGACTAAATTGAATCAGCATGAGGTAGCAATTGAGCCTCCAGCTAAGCTTCCACAGTATAAGTCAAAGTGGAATGTTCTTCAAGATATGAACTCCGCGTCTGATGAATATGAAGAGGAAGCTCCGAGCTTTTATGATTCAGAGGATGATACTCGGGATTTGCAGACCAGCTTTGAGTTTGGTTCATCAAGTCCTACTCCATGTGATGATGAAAACAACCAGAATTTGGAACTTGATTATAGTAAGGTTCAGGAAGAATATGTGGAGGAACTTGTCTATGGTAAACTATCGCAGATGGTTAATGAAAGAGAGAAGGAAAATTGTGATTCAGTAGGTGATGAAGAAAATATTGGTGTGTCGTATGATCTGACTACCCCTGCGGATTTCAATTGTGAGCCAGAGTTACCAATATTTAATTCGGAGAAGCATGAAGTTGTCTCAACCAATTCTTCTGATGCTCGTCTTGTAAACAACCAGAATTTTCAACCTGATTTAAATAATGCTGAGGAAGAAAATGAGGAGGAACTTGTCTACTGTAAACTATTGCAGTTGGTTAATgaaagaaagaaggaaaattgTGATTCAGTAGGTGATGAAGGAAATGTTGGTGCGTCGTATGATCTGACTAGCTCTGCGGACTTCAATTTTGAGCCAGAGGTACCAATATTTAATTCGAAGAACCATGAAGTTGTCTCAACCAATTCTTCTGATGCTCGTCTTGAAAACAACCATAGTTTGGAACCTGATTTAGATAAGGTTGAGGAAGAAAATGAGGAGGGACTTGTCTACCGTAAACTATTGCAGTTGGTTAatgaaagagagaagaaaaattgTGATTCAGTAGGTGATGAGGAAAATGTTGGTGCGTCATATGATCTGACTAGCCCTGCGGACTTCAATTGTGAGCCAGAGGCACCAATATATAATTCGGAGAAGCATGAAGTGCTCTCAACCAACGCTACAAATACTCACTTCGTCTCACGTACCTCTTCTGGTGTCCGGTCTATTTTAGATGAGGTAAACAAG
This genomic stretch from Papaver somniferum cultivar HN1 chromosome 5, ASM357369v1, whole genome shotgun sequence harbors:
- the LOC113283851 gene encoding ring canal kelch protein-like isoform X2, with protein sequence MITGRKKKTIPSMDRIVRHAGVNSSITEKNLLPNDLGGVIFGCTRYTMEECLSNQIFGLPAFHIAYIKNIKPGLPLFLFNYSDRKMHGIYEAASDGEMNINPYGWSENGQEFTKYPAQVRICIRKQCKPLLENQYKPIIIDNYYTEGHFWFELDHSQTGRLIWLFESSPIAVPVYPQAAPKQKLASKPSKKVECEDSWETASDSTVTKLNQHEVAIEPPAKLPQYKSKWNVLQDMNSASDEYEEEAPSFYDSEDDTRDLQTSFEFGSSSPTPCDDENNQNLELDYSKVQEEYVEELVYGKLSQMVNEREKENCDSVGDEENIGVSYDLTTPADFNCEPELPIFNSEKHEVVSTNSSDARLVNNQNFQPDLNNAEEENEEELVYCKLLQLVNERKKENCDSVGDEGNVGASYDLTSSADFNFEPEVPIFNSKNHEVVSTNSSDARLENNHSLEPDLDKVEEENEEGLVYRKLLQLVNEREKKNCDSVGDEENVGASYDLTSPADFNCEPEAPIYNSEKHEVLSTNATNTHFVSRTSSGVRSILDELRKEVYEVKVQQLQMTSQLEMKLTKAEVQVQQLAECITKLESQLSQSIASVKSLKTGYADTMDMEEFLGNNKLVFLFGGYDGASWLSTVDCYSPLSDTKKSLGPMNIARSYAAAAALCGDIYVLGGGDGKLWFNTVESYNPQRNEWTPRPSLAHKKGCLSGVTLGNKIFAIGGGDGVNCFSDVEMFDPAVGKWIPTQSMHQKRFSSAAAELNGAIYAVGGFDGENYLNSVERFDPREVVSWSSIPSMNIRRGCHSLVAMNEKLYVLGGYNGENMVSSVEVFDPRKNSWIVSDEMKEARGYATAAVIDESIFVISGLKDVKMLTETVECYKEGQGWFVANFKGAGKRCFFTAISM
- the LOC113283851 gene encoding ring canal kelch protein-like isoform X1; translated protein: MGVMITGRKKKTIPSMDRIVRHAGVNSSITEKNLLPNDLGGVIFGCTRYTMEECLSNQIFGLPAFHIAYIKNIKPGLPLFLFNYSDRKMHGIYEAASDGEMNINPYGWSENGQEFTKYPAQVRICIRKQCKPLLENQYKPIIIDNYYTEGHFWFELDHSQTGRLIWLFESSPIAVPVYPQAAPKQKLASKPSKKVECEDSWETASDSTVTKLNQHEVAIEPPAKLPQYKSKWNVLQDMNSASDEYEEEAPSFYDSEDDTRDLQTSFEFGSSSPTPCDDENNQNLELDYSKVQEEYVEELVYGKLSQMVNEREKENCDSVGDEENIGVSYDLTTPADFNCEPELPIFNSEKHEVVSTNSSDARLVNNQNFQPDLNNAEEENEEELVYCKLLQLVNERKKENCDSVGDEGNVGASYDLTSSADFNFEPEVPIFNSKNHEVVSTNSSDARLENNHSLEPDLDKVEEENEEGLVYRKLLQLVNEREKKNCDSVGDEENVGASYDLTSPADFNCEPEAPIYNSEKHEVLSTNATNTHFVSRTSSGVRSILDELRKEVYEVKVQQLQMTSQLEMKLTKAEVQVQQLAECITKLESQLSQSIASVKSLKTGYADTMDMEEFLGNNKLVFLFGGYDGASWLSTVDCYSPLSDTKKSLGPMNIARSYAAAAALCGDIYVLGGGDGKLWFNTVESYNPQRNEWTPRPSLAHKKGCLSGVTLGNKIFAIGGGDGVNCFSDVEMFDPAVGKWIPTQSMHQKRFSSAAAELNGAIYAVGGFDGENYLNSVERFDPREVVSWSSIPSMNIRRGCHSLVAMNEKLYVLGGYNGENMVSSVEVFDPRKNSWIVSDEMKEARGYATAAVIDESIFVISGLKDVKMLTETVECYKEGQGWFVANFKGAGKRCFFTAISM